In Marinicauda algicola, one DNA window encodes the following:
- a CDS encoding PhoH family protein codes for MSRSAKPRRAKRAASETLHFDDAETVRAVAGPGHENFAVIERELGVRLEAPGGGQVVVTAEDSRTRTEARRVLNALYARAGDGLQIDPAAVRAASVMAEEEGEAEIDAVIRVPRGTSFAGRTDGQRAYIRMLKNARDYDMVFGVGPAGTGKTLLAVAYGAAQLALGEIERLVITRPAVEAGERLGFLPGDLSEKIDPYLLPIWDSLRDALGQKLSEKMREEGRVEVAPLAFMRGRTLNRAFIICDEAQNATVAQMRMVLTRLGEGSRMAITGDPSQTDLHPREPSGLAHALGILEHVEGIAVHRFTRADVVRHDLVARIVDAYERADVKR; via the coding sequence GTGAGCCGTTCCGCCAAGCCCCGCCGCGCGAAGCGCGCCGCGTCCGAGACCCTGCATTTCGACGATGCCGAGACCGTGCGGGCCGTGGCCGGACCCGGTCACGAGAACTTCGCCGTCATCGAGCGCGAGCTCGGCGTGCGCCTGGAAGCGCCCGGCGGCGGCCAGGTCGTCGTCACCGCCGAGGACAGCCGCACCCGCACCGAGGCCAGGCGCGTGCTCAATGCGCTCTACGCCCGCGCCGGGGACGGGCTGCAGATCGACCCGGCCGCGGTGCGCGCCGCGAGCGTGATGGCCGAGGAAGAGGGCGAGGCCGAGATCGACGCCGTCATCCGGGTGCCGCGCGGGACGAGCTTCGCGGGACGCACGGACGGCCAGCGCGCCTATATCCGCATGCTCAAGAACGCGCGCGATTACGACATGGTCTTCGGGGTCGGCCCGGCCGGAACCGGCAAGACCCTGCTCGCGGTCGCCTATGGCGCGGCCCAGCTGGCGCTCGGCGAGATCGAGCGCCTGGTGATCACGCGCCCGGCGGTCGAGGCCGGCGAGCGGCTCGGCTTCCTGCCCGGCGACCTTTCGGAGAAGATCGATCCCTATCTCCTGCCGATCTGGGATTCGCTTCGCGACGCGCTCGGCCAGAAGCTGTCGGAGAAGATGCGCGAGGAGGGCCGGGTGGAGGTCGCTCCGCTCGCCTTCATGCGCGGGCGCACGCTCAATCGCGCCTTCATCATCTGCGACGAGGCCCAGAACGCCACCGTGGCCCAGATGCGCATGGTCCTGACCCGGCTCGGGGAAGGGTCGCGCATGGCGATCACCGGCGATCCCTCCCAGACCGACCTGCATCCGCGCGAGCCCTCCGGGCTCGCCCACGCGCTCGGCATCCTGGAACATGTCGAGGGCATTGCGGTTCACCGCTTTACGAGGGCCGACGTCGTGCGCCACGATCTCGTCGCGCGCATCGTCGATGCCTATGAGCGCGCGGATGTGAAACGATGA
- the miaB gene encoding tRNA (N6-isopentenyl adenosine(37)-C2)-methylthiotransferase MiaB: protein MTDTTVTPAPQRGRKKLFIKTYGCQMNVYDSERMRDVLTPLGYEPSDSPEGADLVILNTCHIREKAAEKVYSELGRLKPLKEEKAASGAPMTVAVAGCVAQAGGPEIQRRAPVVDLVVGPQTYHKLPELIASVHRGRGEALDTEFEVEEKFDALATPDRQIEGYTAFVTVQEGCDKFCTFCVVPYTRGAEWSRPVDQIVAEVRALAAKGVREVTLLGQNVNAFHGQAPSGHEADGTWGLGRLVRHLALIGGIERIRFTTSHPKDMDEELIETFADEAKLMPYFHLPVQSGSDRILRAMNRKHSAEEYLAIIERLRQARPDIAISGDFIVGFPGETEGDFEATMDLVRQVGYAACFSFKYSRRPGTPAASLGAQVDEAVASERLARLQALLGEQQEAFNRSMVGKALPVLFERTGRHDGQISGRSPYLQAVHCDGPESLIGQIAEVEIVSASRNALAGRLTGGKRSAA, encoded by the coding sequence ATGACCGACACGACCGTCACTCCGGCGCCGCAGCGCGGACGCAAGAAGCTGTTCATCAAGACCTACGGGTGCCAGATGAACGTCTATGACAGCGAGCGCATGCGCGACGTGCTGACCCCGCTCGGCTACGAGCCGAGCGACAGCCCCGAGGGCGCGGACCTGGTCATCCTGAACACCTGCCACATCCGCGAGAAGGCGGCCGAGAAGGTCTATTCCGAACTCGGGCGGCTGAAGCCGCTGAAGGAGGAGAAGGCCGCCTCCGGCGCGCCGATGACGGTGGCGGTCGCGGGCTGCGTCGCCCAGGCCGGGGGCCCGGAGATCCAGCGCCGCGCGCCTGTGGTCGACCTGGTCGTCGGTCCGCAGACCTATCACAAGCTGCCCGAGCTGATCGCCAGCGTGCATCGCGGGCGCGGCGAGGCGCTCGACACCGAGTTCGAGGTGGAAGAGAAGTTCGACGCCCTCGCGACGCCCGACCGCCAGATCGAGGGCTATACCGCCTTCGTCACCGTGCAGGAGGGCTGCGACAAGTTCTGCACCTTCTGCGTCGTGCCCTACACGCGCGGGGCGGAATGGTCGCGCCCGGTCGACCAGATCGTCGCCGAGGTGCGCGCGCTCGCGGCCAAGGGCGTGCGCGAGGTGACGCTGCTGGGACAGAACGTCAACGCCTTTCACGGCCAGGCCCCCTCGGGACACGAGGCGGACGGCACGTGGGGGCTCGGGCGGCTGGTGCGCCATCTCGCCCTGATCGGCGGCATCGAGCGTATCCGTTTCACCACCTCCCACCCGAAGGACATGGACGAGGAGCTCATCGAAACCTTTGCCGACGAGGCGAAGTTGATGCCCTACTTCCATCTTCCGGTTCAGTCGGGCTCGGACCGGATCCTTCGGGCCATGAACCGCAAGCACAGCGCCGAGGAGTATCTCGCCATCATCGAGCGACTGCGCCAGGCCCGGCCGGATATCGCCATTTCCGGCGACTTCATCGTCGGCTTTCCCGGCGAGACCGAGGGCGATTTCGAGGCCACGATGGATCTGGTGCGCCAGGTCGGGTACGCCGCCTGCTTCTCCTTCAAGTATTCGCGCCGCCCCGGCACGCCCGCGGCGAGCCTCGGCGCGCAGGTCGACGAGGCAGTCGCGTCCGAGCGTCTGGCCCGCCTGCAGGCGCTGCTGGGCGAGCAGCAGGAAGCGTTCAACCGCTCCATGGTCGGCAAGGCCCTGCCGGTGCTGTTCGAGCGCACGGGCCGCCACGACGGCCAGATCTCAGGGCGCAGCCCCTATCTCCAGGCGGTTCACTGCGATGGGCCGGAAAGCCTGATCGGCCAGATCGCCGAGGTCGAGATCGTCTCGGCCTCCAGGAACGCGCTTGCCGGACGCCTGACGGGCGGGAAGAGAAGCGCCGCGTGA
- a CDS encoding Fur family transcriptional regulator produces the protein MSAREESLPDRIEKICVQKGLRMTEQRRVIARVLSLSDDHPDAEELHRRAAAEDPRISLATVYRTVRLFEEAGIIERHDFRDGRSRYEEAPEEHHDHLIDLKSGEVLEFVDEEIERLQVAIAKKLGYKLVDHRLELYGVPLKDEEK, from the coding sequence ATGAGCGCACGGGAGGAGAGCTTGCCCGACCGCATCGAGAAAATCTGCGTCCAGAAGGGCCTGCGCATGACCGAGCAGCGCCGCGTCATCGCGCGCGTGCTCTCGCTGTCCGACGACCATCCCGACGCCGAGGAGCTGCACCGGCGCGCCGCGGCCGAGGATCCGCGCATCTCGCTGGCCACCGTCTACCGCACGGTGCGCCTGTTCGAGGAGGCCGGCATCATCGAGCGCCACGACTTCCGCGACGGCCGCTCGCGCTACGAGGAAGCCCCGGAAGAGCATCACGACCATCTCATCGACCTGAAATCCGGCGAGGTGCTGGAATTCGTCGACGAGGAGATCGAGCGCCTGCAGGTCGCGATCGCCAAGAAGCTCGGCTACAAGCTCGTTGATCACCGCCTCGAACTCTACGGCGTGCCGCTGAAGGACGAGGAGAAGTAG
- the rimI gene encoding ribosomal protein S18-alanine N-acetyltransferase encodes MSLEPANPAVSLLGLEGAGLLAALHAASFERGWSEADIRDLLASPGVRAVVMSEEGEPAGFALIRAIAGEAELLTLCVRPQFRRTGLGEALLQSAETTAAAQGAQRLFLEVSAANEAAIGLYSRAGYRTSGRRKGYYRDGSDAVLMDKPLG; translated from the coding sequence ATGAGCCTAGAGCCCGCCAATCCTGCCGTCAGCCTCCTCGGCCTGGAAGGTGCCGGCCTGCTCGCGGCGCTGCACGCGGCGAGCTTCGAGAGGGGCTGGAGCGAGGCGGATATCCGCGATCTGCTGGCCTCGCCCGGCGTGCGCGCCGTGGTGATGAGCGAGGAGGGCGAGCCGGCGGGTTTTGCCCTGATCCGCGCGATCGCGGGCGAGGCCGAGCTGCTGACGCTCTGCGTGCGGCCGCAGTTCCGGCGCACCGGGCTCGGCGAGGCGCTGCTGCAGTCGGCCGAAACCACCGCCGCGGCGCAGGGCGCGCAGCGCCTGTTCCTGGAGGTCTCCGCGGCCAACGAGGCCGCGATCGGCCTCTACAGCCGCGCCGGCTATCGCACGAGCGGACGGCGGAAGGGCTATTACCGCGACGGCAGCGATGCCGTTTTGATGGACAAGCCGCTCGGCTGA
- a CDS encoding HAD family hydrolase: MNSFAAVIFDCDGVLVNSEVIAVKAEMAALAGIGLDYAPDVFTERFLGLPERDFEAALDADHRARFGDGLPAGFFEDLHRGKHAAMERGIAAIEGVEAFARSLAVPMAVASSAGVESLAMKLRVAGLDALFAPHVYSADLVARGKPAPDLFEHAAGRLGADPAACLVIEDSVNGVRAAIAAGAVCWGFTGGGHCPPGHDERLLAAGAHAVHGGFAAIAAAYASTPPGSFASGGRA; this comes from the coding sequence ATGAATTCGTTCGCGGCGGTCATCTTCGACTGCGACGGCGTGCTGGTAAACTCCGAGGTCATCGCCGTGAAGGCGGAGATGGCAGCGCTCGCCGGTATCGGGCTCGACTACGCGCCGGACGTCTTCACCGAGCGGTTCCTCGGCCTGCCCGAGCGCGATTTCGAGGCCGCGCTGGATGCCGATCACCGCGCGCGCTTCGGCGACGGCCTGCCCGCGGGCTTCTTCGAAGACCTGCATCGCGGCAAGCACGCCGCCATGGAGCGCGGGATCGCCGCGATCGAGGGCGTGGAGGCCTTCGCGCGAAGCCTCGCCGTTCCGATGGCCGTCGCCTCCTCGGCCGGGGTGGAGAGCCTTGCCATGAAGCTGCGCGTCGCCGGGCTCGATGCGCTGTTCGCCCCGCACGTCTATTCGGCCGACCTCGTCGCGCGCGGCAAGCCGGCCCCGGACCTGTTCGAGCACGCCGCCGGCAGGCTCGGCGCCGATCCGGCCGCCTGCCTCGTCATCGAGGACAGCGTGAACGGGGTGAGGGCCGCGATCGCGGCCGGGGCGGTGTGCTGGGGCTTCACCGGCGGCGGGCACTGCCCGCCGGGCCACGACGAGCGCCTGCTGGCAGCCGGCGCGCACGCCGTCCACGGCGGCTTCGCCGCGATCGCCGCAGCCTACGCCTCCACCCCGCCGGGCAGCTTCGCGTCCGGCGGGCGGGCATAG
- the tsaB gene encoding tRNA (adenosine(37)-N6)-threonylcarbamoyltransferase complex dimerization subunit type 1 TsaB — MILVLDTTGPWCAAAVKRGDGAVFERAERIGRGHAELLAPMVRDLLDEAGVSPADLDRIGVATGPGSFAGTRVGVSFARGLALATGAKAVGISSLAAIARGADPERRETLAVIHDAKRGELLWQIFTQGEPVTELQRGGEEDARSEFIEYGDLDMTGSGAALLGADPAHFSDAPPLAALLALTEEAPADAPPPAPTYARPPDAKLPGGVEA, encoded by the coding sequence ATGATCCTCGTCCTGGATACGACCGGTCCCTGGTGCGCCGCGGCAGTGAAGCGCGGCGACGGCGCCGTGTTCGAGCGCGCCGAGCGCATCGGACGCGGCCATGCCGAACTGCTCGCGCCGATGGTGCGCGATCTGCTGGACGAGGCGGGGGTGAGCCCGGCCGATCTCGACCGTATCGGCGTCGCCACCGGGCCGGGCAGCTTTGCCGGCACCCGCGTCGGGGTCAGCTTCGCGCGCGGGCTCGCGCTGGCGACCGGGGCGAAGGCGGTGGGGATTTCCTCGCTCGCGGCCATCGCCCGGGGCGCCGATCCGGAGCGCAGGGAGACGCTCGCCGTCATCCACGACGCCAAACGCGGCGAACTCCTCTGGCAGATCTTCACGCAAGGAGAGCCGGTGACCGAGCTGCAGCGCGGCGGGGAGGAGGACGCGCGCAGCGAATTCATCGAATACGGCGATCTCGACATGACCGGCTCGGGCGCCGCGCTGCTGGGCGCGGACCCGGCCCATTTCTCCGACGCCCCGCCGCTTGCCGCCCTGCTGGCGCTCACCGAAGAGGCGCCCGCCGACGCGCCCCCGCCGGCCCCGACCTATGCCCGCCCGCCGGACGCGAAGCTGCCCGGCGGGGTGGAGGCGTAG
- a CDS encoding malonic semialdehyde reductase, translating to MPQTAHADSEPLALEDRHGVIPDHALDQLFRGARTFYTWEKRDVPDSTIHALYDLLKYGPTSANQCPARFIFLKGESKERLIPHLIETNVPKVKAAPVTAIVAWDWNFHEKVPQLFPHEPEAKEWFESDEARFDNGFRNGTLQGAYMMLAARSLGLDCGPMSGFSKEGVDKEFFRGDPVMGSWRSNFLCNLGYGTTEKLFPRLPRFTFDEVCRLWK from the coding sequence ATGCCGCAGACCGCTCACGCCGACAGCGAACCGCTCGCGCTGGAGGACCGCCACGGGGTGATCCCGGACCATGCGCTGGACCAGCTCTTCCGCGGCGCGCGCACCTTCTACACCTGGGAAAAGCGCGACGTGCCCGATTCCACGATCCACGCGCTCTACGATCTTCTCAAGTACGGGCCGACGAGCGCGAACCAGTGTCCGGCGCGCTTCATCTTCCTGAAGGGCGAGAGCAAGGAGCGCCTGATCCCGCACCTCATCGAGACGAACGTGCCCAAGGTGAAGGCCGCCCCGGTCACGGCGATCGTCGCCTGGGACTGGAACTTCCACGAGAAGGTACCCCAGCTCTTCCCGCACGAGCCCGAGGCCAAGGAGTGGTTCGAATCCGACGAGGCCCGCTTCGACAACGGCTTCAGGAACGGCACGCTGCAGGGCGCCTACATGATGCTGGCCGCGCGCTCGCTGGGGCTCGACTGCGGACCGATGTCGGGCTTCTCCAAGGAGGGCGTCGACAAGGAATTCTTCCGCGGCGACCCGGTGATGGGCAGCTGGCGCTCGAACTTCCTGTGCAATCTCGGCTACGGCACGACGGAAAAGCTCTTCCCGCGCCTGCCGCGCTTCACCTTCGACGAGGTCTGCCGGCTGTGGAAGTAG